In Drosophila santomea strain STO CAGO 1482 chromosome 3L, Prin_Dsan_1.1, whole genome shotgun sequence, a single window of DNA contains:
- the LOC120448216 gene encoding proton-coupled amino acid transporter-like protein pathetic isoform X1, giving the protein MSSFSCVQTIVSIGMTMSDLEPTNVELRYKIQPRKSDTEQALSGNDFDPFALRDNPHPTTDSETLTHLLKASLGTGILGMPFAFMCSGLVMGIFCTIFTAIICTHCSYVLVKCGHKLYYRTRRTKMTFAEIAESAFLKGPKWCRGFAPVAKFSILFGLFLTYFGTCSVYTVIVASNFQQLIGYWTGSPVSLRMLICVLLVPLILIAWVPNLKYLAPVSMVANVFMGLGLGITFYYLVQDLPSVEERESVVLSTLPQFFSITIFAMEAIGVVMPLENNMKTPRSILGICGVLSKGMSGVTLIYMLLGFLGYLRYGNATEESIALNLPIKDYAAQAVKVLISLAVYCTFGLQFFVCLEILWDGIKEKCKKRPTLVNYVLRTVLVTAAVVLAVAVPTIGPFMGLIGAFCFSILGLIFPVAIELIVHWEEGFGKYNWILWKNVLITLCGIGALVFGTQAAIKDIVKAYSSTEQVGE; this is encoded by the exons ATGTCGAGTTTTAGTTGTGTACAGACGATCGTTTCAATCGGCATGACTATGAGCGACTTAGAACCCACAAATGTGGAATTGAG GTACAAAATCCAACCCCGCAAGTCGGATACCGAGCAGGCCTTGTCTGGAAATGACTTCGATCCCTTCGCGTTGCGGGACAATCCACATCCCACAAC CGATAGTGAAACTCTCACGCATTTGCTTAAGGCCTCCTTGGGAACCGGTATCCTGGGCATGCCATTTGCTTTTATGTGCTCTGGTCTTGTTATGGGAATCTTCTGCACCATTTTCACCGCCATTATTTGCACGCACTGCAGTTACGTGTTG GTAAAATGCGGACACAAGCTGTACTACAGAACTCGCCGTACCAAGATGACCTTTGCCGAGATTGCCGAATCTGCGTTCCTAAAAGGACCCAAATGGTGCCGGGGCTTCGCGCCGGTGGCCAAGTTCTCCATCCTGTTTGGTCTGTTCCTGACGTACTTTGGCACCTGCTCGGTGTACACGGTAATTGTCGCATCGAACTTTCAGCAGTTGATTGGCTACTGGACGGGATCACCGGTGTCGCTGCGAATGCTTATTTGCGTATTGCTGGTGCCCTTGATCCTGATTGCCTGGGTGCCAAATCTGAAGTACCTGGCGCCCGTCTCGATGGTGGCCAATGTTTTCATGGGCCTGGGACTGGGCATTACGTTCTACTATCTGGTCCAGGATCTGCCATCAGTGGAAGAACGCGAGTCCGTCGTTTTGAGCACATTGCCGCAGTTCTTTTCGATCACCATCTTTGCGATGGAGGCCATCGGTGTGGTTATGCCACTGGAGAACAACATGAAGACGCCACGGAGCATCCTCGGAATCTGCGGTGTGCTCAGCAAGGGCATGTCCGGCGTGACCCTTATTTATATGCTGCTGGGATTCCTTGGATATTTGCGTTACGGTAACGCCACCGAGGAGAGTATCGCCCTGAATTTGCCTATCAAGGACTACGCAGCCCAGGCGGTGAAGGTGCTCATTTCGCTGGCCGTATACTGCACATTTGGACTGCAGTTCTTTGTGTGCTTGGAGATCCTGTGGGATGGCATTAAGGAGAAGTGCAAGAAGCGCCCAACATTGGTCAATTATGTGCTGCGCACGGTGCTGGTTACCGCTGCCGTTGTTCTGGCCGTGGCTGTTCCTACAATTGGCCCATTTATGGGTCTCATCGGTGCCTTCTGCTTCTCCATTCTAGGATTGATCTTCCCG GTTGCCATTGAGCTGATTGTCCATTGGGAGGAAGGTTTTGGTAAATACAACTGGATCCTGTGGAAAAACGTATTGATCACGTTGTGCGGCATTGGTGCCCTCGTGTTTGGCACCCAGGCAGCCATCAAGGATATTGTAAAAGCCTACAGTAGTACTGAACAAGTTGGAGAATAG
- the LOC120449781 gene encoding uncharacterized protein LOC120449781, whose amino-acid sequence MMPKLGCFSFWLMVVIGAAVAIEVQKFGYLFNPPQPKHHPQHHEEKQDLNKIPGVPGVDYPVYHEVPHTHFSCHNVPATPGMYANVETGCQAYHVCHDGREGDQGAKFLCTNGTIFNQKEFACDWWYNVKCEEATNFYHLNADPEHNPYFPKKKPELEPYANDIHDASKFLIQA is encoded by the exons ATGATGCCAAAGCTGGGCTGTTTCTCCTTTTGGCTAATGGTCGTGATCGGAGCCGCGGTGGCCATCGAAGTTCAG AAATTCGGCTATCTATTCAATCCACCGCAACCGAAACACCACCCGCAGCATCACGAGGAGAAGCAAGACCTGAACAAGATACCCGGAGTTCCGGGCGTGGACTATCCGGTGTACCATGAGGTGCCGCACACCCACTTCAGTTGCCACAATGTGCCGGCCACTCCGGGAATGTACGCCAATGTGGAGACGGGCTGCCAGGCGTACCACGTGTGCCACGATGGACGCGAAGGTGACCAGGGTGCCAAGTTCCTCTGCACCAACGGCACCATCTTCAATCAAAAGGAATTCGCCTGCGATTGGTGGTACAATGTCAAGTGCGAGGAGGCCACCAACTTTTACCA CTTGAATGCCGATCCGGAGCACAATCCCTACTTTCCCAAAAAGAAGCCTGAGCTGGAACCCTATGCTAATGATATTCATGATGCCAGCAAGTTTCTGATacaagcttaa
- the LOC120448216 gene encoding proton-coupled amino acid transporter-like protein pathetic isoform X2, translated as MVNIVDSGSKHAPQEMEQFLTGEEKVMYKIQPRKSDTEQALSGNDFDPFALRDNPHPTTDSETLTHLLKASLGTGILGMPFAFMCSGLVMGIFCTIFTAIICTHCSYVLVKCGHKLYYRTRRTKMTFAEIAESAFLKGPKWCRGFAPVAKFSILFGLFLTYFGTCSVYTVIVASNFQQLIGYWTGSPVSLRMLICVLLVPLILIAWVPNLKYLAPVSMVANVFMGLGLGITFYYLVQDLPSVEERESVVLSTLPQFFSITIFAMEAIGVVMPLENNMKTPRSILGICGVLSKGMSGVTLIYMLLGFLGYLRYGNATEESIALNLPIKDYAAQAVKVLISLAVYCTFGLQFFVCLEILWDGIKEKCKKRPTLVNYVLRTVLVTAAVVLAVAVPTIGPFMGLIGAFCFSILGLIFPVAIELIVHWEEGFGKYNWILWKNVLITLCGIGALVFGTQAAIKDIVKAYSSTEQVGE; from the exons ATGGTTAACATTGTG GATAGCGGGTCGAAGCATGCGCCCCAGGAAATGGAGCAATTCCTGACCGGCGAGGAAAAAGTCAT GTACAAAATCCAACCCCGCAAGTCGGATACCGAGCAGGCCTTGTCTGGAAATGACTTCGATCCCTTCGCGTTGCGGGACAATCCACATCCCACAAC CGATAGTGAAACTCTCACGCATTTGCTTAAGGCCTCCTTGGGAACCGGTATCCTGGGCATGCCATTTGCTTTTATGTGCTCTGGTCTTGTTATGGGAATCTTCTGCACCATTTTCACCGCCATTATTTGCACGCACTGCAGTTACGTGTTG GTAAAATGCGGACACAAGCTGTACTACAGAACTCGCCGTACCAAGATGACCTTTGCCGAGATTGCCGAATCTGCGTTCCTAAAAGGACCCAAATGGTGCCGGGGCTTCGCGCCGGTGGCCAAGTTCTCCATCCTGTTTGGTCTGTTCCTGACGTACTTTGGCACCTGCTCGGTGTACACGGTAATTGTCGCATCGAACTTTCAGCAGTTGATTGGCTACTGGACGGGATCACCGGTGTCGCTGCGAATGCTTATTTGCGTATTGCTGGTGCCCTTGATCCTGATTGCCTGGGTGCCAAATCTGAAGTACCTGGCGCCCGTCTCGATGGTGGCCAATGTTTTCATGGGCCTGGGACTGGGCATTACGTTCTACTATCTGGTCCAGGATCTGCCATCAGTGGAAGAACGCGAGTCCGTCGTTTTGAGCACATTGCCGCAGTTCTTTTCGATCACCATCTTTGCGATGGAGGCCATCGGTGTGGTTATGCCACTGGAGAACAACATGAAGACGCCACGGAGCATCCTCGGAATCTGCGGTGTGCTCAGCAAGGGCATGTCCGGCGTGACCCTTATTTATATGCTGCTGGGATTCCTTGGATATTTGCGTTACGGTAACGCCACCGAGGAGAGTATCGCCCTGAATTTGCCTATCAAGGACTACGCAGCCCAGGCGGTGAAGGTGCTCATTTCGCTGGCCGTATACTGCACATTTGGACTGCAGTTCTTTGTGTGCTTGGAGATCCTGTGGGATGGCATTAAGGAGAAGTGCAAGAAGCGCCCAACATTGGTCAATTATGTGCTGCGCACGGTGCTGGTTACCGCTGCCGTTGTTCTGGCCGTGGCTGTTCCTACAATTGGCCCATTTATGGGTCTCATCGGTGCCTTCTGCTTCTCCATTCTAGGATTGATCTTCCCG GTTGCCATTGAGCTGATTGTCCATTGGGAGGAAGGTTTTGGTAAATACAACTGGATCCTGTGGAAAAACGTATTGATCACGTTGTGCGGCATTGGTGCCCTCGTGTTTGGCACCCAGGCAGCCATCAAGGATATTGTAAAAGCCTACAGTAGTACTGAACAAGTTGGAGAATAG
- the LOC120450219 gene encoding F-box only protein 28: MNLLDLPQTLLLDILELLPYDEVAKKREVCTLFNYLGQQILNKGFNKIILAHAKNFKRIKSMLPRRESERRNHILSRHSDILTSIETRISMLTMTYSKFIDLNICCFIPGRVLDEINSILRILSTSTKQLRPHEVLQELRDISSMAIEHFDEKIAVNFKMEHRKQLAESNATGTRLVVCSALGDISFSGVRRTGISRPVDHGLVQQAIVQLAPISASKSQPDSSHKDRFSKQMFKQYQLQRSLTQRVRSLEVSRKVQDRRLQEALSSITELTTQVSELKRQMEDVVANMPSCAVKRQAVASADCLPPALKKPKV, translated from the exons atgaatcTGTTAGACTTACCGCAAACACTACTACTGGACATCTTGGAGTTGCTACCCTACGACGAGGTGGCAAAAAAACGAGAG GTGTGCACTCTATTTAATTACCTTGGCCAGCAAATATTGAACAAGGGTTTCAACAAGATCATTTTGGCCCATGCCAAGAACTTCAAGCGCATCAAATCCATGCTGCCACGGCGGGAATCGGAACGCAG GAACCACATTCTATCCCGCCACTCGGATATACTTACCTCCATTGAAACACGCATTTCGATGCTGACCATGACGTACTCGAAGTTTATCGACCTCAACATCTGCTGTTTTATACCTGGTCGCGTTCTGGACGAGATTAACAGCATCCTGCGCATTTTGAGCACCTCCACTAAACAGCTGCGACCACATGAAGTACTGCAGGAGCTGCGCGACATCTCCTCCATGGCCATTGAGCATTTTGACGAGAAGATTGCTGTGAATTTCAAAATGGAACACCGAAAACAACTGGCCGAATCCAACGCGACCGGAACTCGACTTGTGGTTTGCAGTGCCTTGGGCGACATCAGCTTTAGCGGCGTCAGGCGAACCGGAATCAGCCGGCCCGTAGACCACGGACTCGTCCAGCAGGCCATCGTTCAGTTGGCCCCAATATCTGCCAGCAAATCACAGCCAGATTCCTCGCATAAGGATCGCTTCTCTAAACAAATGTTCAAGCAATACCAGCTCCAAAGGTCACTCACGCAAAGGGTTCGCAGCCTAGAAGTGTCGCGCAAGGTGCAGGATCGCCGATTGCAGGAAGCCCTCTCCAGCATCACTGAACTGACCACCCAGGTGTCCGAACTCAAGCGCCAAATGGAGGATGTGGTGGCCAACATGCCCAGTTGCGCCGTTAAACGTCAGGCTGTGGCCAGTGCAGACTGCTTACCACCGGCCCTGAAAAAACCCAAGGTGTAG
- the LOC120449780 gene encoding uncharacterized protein LOC120449780, translating into MSSPCVFLLMGLLYLCLGPSITAQGSELAERNHKKRQIYREQVLPHAGGKIPDTAFETDRLFLNRLQKEGIAVPDGILPEQRNPQVYQYYSKPMRTVFHIALSSDGRYTPREGRYHYRQVPTVETTYLYPQAVGRQHVVVPPKHALPVYRQLQLHNPLLNQVKLQPKKMPNFLELAPTVGKSQSHPLAGSAKAQSYQNVNLLHGHSPVLPAFKKTSRGSKTYVDSYGTTHLFSEFDELLNKLDLQQTGRKNY; encoded by the exons ATGTCTAGCCCATGTGTGTTCCTGCTGATGGGTTTACTATATCTCTGCCTGGGTCCATCCATAACTGCCCAAGGCTCGGAATTGGCAGAGCGCAACCACAAG AAACGACAAATCTATCGGGAACAAGTATTGCCACATGCGGGTGGTAAGATACCCGACACCGCCTTTGAGACGGACCGATTGTTTCTGAATCGCCTGCAGAAGGAGGGCATCGCAGTGCCAGATGGCATATTGCCCGAGCAGCGGAATCCTCAG GTGTATCAGTACTACAGCAAACCCATGCGCACCGTCTTCCACATCGCACTCAGCTCGGATGGGAGGTATACGCCGCGGGAGGGACGATACCACTACCGCCAGGTGCCCACGGTGGAGACCACGTACCTGTATCCGCAGGCGGTGGGACGTCAGCACGTGGTGGTGCCGCCAAAGCACGCCTTGCCCGTCTACCGGCAGCTCCAGTTGCACAATCCGCTGCTCAACCAGGTCAAGTTGCAGCCAAAGAAGA TGCCCAATTTTCTGGAACTGGCGCCCACAGTTGGCAAGAGTCAGTCGCATCCACTGGCCGGATCGGCCAAGGCGCAGTCTTATCAGAATGTGAATCTGCTGCATGGTCACAGTCCGGTGCTGCCCGCTTTCAAGAAAACCTCCAGGGGCAGCAAGACCTATGTGGACAGCTATGGCACCACCCAT CTCTTTAGCGAGTTTGATGAGCTGCTGAACAAATTGGACCTGCAGCAAACGGGACGAAAGAATTATTAG